In Planctomycetota bacterium, the following proteins share a genomic window:
- a CDS encoding helix-turn-helix domain-containing protein codes for MTEDNSSGVFTLAEAARFVRVSEKTLRELASSGRVPAQKVGRAWRFLRAALEGWLAQREPASAGPAPSEAYSVRPVEPPPLVAEGGAGRTGFGDTAFTKNRSQPLHRWVPWIAGFSASFVGGVLEAASERDPAEVTVLDPFAGVGTTLVEAMDRGYDSIGFEINPYAALACRAKVSCLGYDLGVLRGAIGAFREHMAGRARRAPRSRPPAEFRSRAPFFSPAVERKVLHALDFIAERPEAWVADVFRVALGAVMVSFSNYSYEPSLGRRASAGKEDILDADVAGAVAAKLDEMATDVAQVQLHARTLGRRPEARVHCESFLAGYRRVPPDSVAFLITSPPYLNNYHYVRNTRPHLFWLGLVERRARLAEMEQLSFGKFWQTVRGAAPIALEACCDELAEQLDELRRLHPEKGIYGGSGWANYAAAYFNDCLAFCRAARHVMRPGGTAVVVIGNNILQGIEFRTDRYFAQIAEGCGFETVEFHPVRRKRTGSSIIRSSVRVGNARGPVELYETALELRAVPAKRRR; via the coding sequence ATGACGGAAGACAACAGCAGTGGGGTGTTCACGCTGGCCGAGGCCGCGCGGTTCGTGCGGGTGAGCGAGAAGACGCTCCGCGAACTGGCCTCGTCGGGCAGGGTGCCGGCTCAGAAGGTCGGGCGTGCCTGGCGGTTTCTGCGGGCGGCCTTGGAGGGCTGGCTGGCGCAGCGGGAACCGGCCTCGGCGGGTCCCGCCCCCTCGGAGGCGTATTCCGTGAGGCCTGTCGAACCGCCGCCGCTTGTGGCCGAGGGCGGCGCCGGGAGGACAGGCTTCGGCGACACGGCGTTCACGAAGAACCGCTCGCAGCCGCTGCACCGCTGGGTGCCTTGGATCGCCGGCTTCTCGGCGTCGTTCGTGGGCGGCGTGCTCGAGGCCGCGAGCGAGCGCGACCCGGCCGAGGTGACGGTGCTCGACCCCTTCGCGGGCGTGGGCACCACGCTGGTGGAGGCGATGGACCGCGGCTACGACAGCATCGGCTTCGAGATCAACCCCTATGCGGCTCTAGCCTGCCGGGCCAAGGTCTCGTGCCTCGGCTACGACTTGGGCGTGCTGCGGGGTGCCATCGGCGCCTTCCGCGAGCACATGGCCGGGCGCGCGCGCCGCGCGCCGCGCAGCCGCCCGCCGGCAGAGTTCCGCAGCCGCGCGCCGTTCTTCAGCCCCGCCGTCGAACGCAAGGTGTTGCACGCGCTGGACTTCATCGCCGAGCGCCCGGAGGCCTGGGTGGCCGACGTGTTCCGCGTGGCGCTGGGTGCGGTGATGGTGAGCTTCTCCAATTACTCGTACGAGCCGAGCCTGGGCCGCCGGGCGTCGGCAGGCAAGGAGGACATCCTGGACGCCGACGTGGCCGGGGCGGTGGCGGCGAAGCTCGACGAGATGGCCACCGACGTCGCCCAGGTGCAGCTCCACGCCCGCACGCTCGGGCGGCGGCCCGAGGCGCGGGTCCATTGCGAATCATTCCTCGCGGGCTACCGCCGGGTGCCGCCCGACAGCGTGGCCTTCCTGATCACTTCGCCGCCGTACCTCAACAACTACCACTACGTGCGGAACACCCGCCCGCACCTGTTCTGGCTCGGGCTGGTCGAGCGGCGCGCGCGGCTCGCCGAGATGGAGCAGTTGAGTTTCGGCAAGTTCTGGCAGACCGTGCGCGGCGCGGCCCCCATCGCGCTGGAGGCTTGCTGCGACGAGTTGGCCGAGCAGCTCGACGAGTTGCGCCGGCTGCACCCCGAGAAGGGCATCTACGGCGGGAGCGGCTGGGCCAACTATGCCGCGGCTTACTTCAACGATTGCCTGGCTTTCTGCCGCGCCGCGCGCCACGTGATGCGGCCCGGGGGCACCGCCGTGGTCGTCATCGGCAACAACATCCTCCAGGGCATCGAGTTCAGGACCGACCGCTACTTCGCGCAGATCGCGGAGGGCTGCGGGTTCGAGACGGTGGAGTTTCACCCCGTGCGCCGTAAGCGCACCGGCTCCAGCATCATCCGCTCGTCGGTGCGTGTGGGCAACGCGCGCGGGCCGGTGGAGCTGTACGAGACGGCGCTGGAGCTGCGGGCCGTTCCCGCGAAGCGGCGGCGATAG
- a CDS encoding GH3 auxin-responsive promoter family protein — MGAINWFIRRAMQRRLRQAAQALANPAVAQEQLLLRLVRRAADTEWGRAHGYAAIRSVADFQRAVPVCGYEEMAPLWHTAFDGARDVCWPGHIRFFALSSGTTAETCKALPVSREAIRANFRSGLTLMGLVARQAPQADVLRGKTLYFGGSPKLEPRGQCLQGDASGITALHIPRLARRYRLPEPDIASIPDWEQKVEAVAQRYLRSPITTLVGLPSWTLFLFRRLIDLGREELGPHVRTVADVWPGLRVFIHFGMAFEPYRAQFRELVGRSIAYVDTYSSSEAGMTAIQCDQADPAMLMEVDVGAFYEFVPVAELGRPQPTRLTLDQVETGQDYAVLLSTCSGIWAYDVGDLVRFTALGPPKLVVSGRTRLTLNALGEHVIGGELEAAVAAACLATGATVREYTVSTILPTAADPSGAHHWLVEFDGAPPTPDEWIARVDASLIEKNLDYKIHRDRGYAMRPPVLTLLAPGTFYEWARRHGQLGGQHKIPRVARTQEMVDELLAISNAAQPR, encoded by the coding sequence ATGGGCGCGATCAACTGGTTCATTCGCCGGGCCATGCAGCGTCGGCTGCGCCAGGCCGCGCAGGCCCTGGCCAACCCTGCCGTTGCCCAGGAGCAGCTGCTGCTGCGCCTGGTGCGACGGGCGGCCGACACCGAGTGGGGCCGCGCGCACGGCTACGCGGCCATCCGCTCCGTGGCCGACTTCCAGCGCGCCGTGCCCGTGTGCGGCTACGAGGAGATGGCGCCCCTGTGGCACACGGCGTTCGACGGCGCCCGCGACGTGTGCTGGCCCGGCCACATCCGCTTCTTCGCGCTCTCGTCGGGCACCACGGCCGAGACGTGCAAGGCCCTGCCCGTCTCGCGCGAGGCGATCCGCGCCAACTTCCGTTCGGGCCTCACGCTGATGGGGCTGGTCGCCCGCCAGGCGCCCCAGGCCGACGTCTTGCGCGGCAAGACGCTCTACTTCGGCGGCTCGCCCAAGCTCGAGCCGCGCGGCCAGTGCCTCCAGGGCGACGCCAGCGGCATCACGGCCCTGCACATTCCGCGCCTCGCGCGCCGCTACCGCCTGCCGGAGCCCGACATCGCGAGCATCCCCGACTGGGAGCAGAAGGTCGAGGCCGTGGCCCAGCGCTACCTGCGCAGCCCGATCACCACGCTCGTGGGGCTGCCGTCGTGGACCCTCTTCCTCTTCCGCCGCCTGATTGACCTCGGGCGCGAGGAGCTCGGGCCCCACGTGCGCACGGTGGCCGACGTGTGGCCGGGCCTGCGCGTCTTCATCCACTTCGGCATGGCCTTCGAACCCTACCGCGCGCAGTTCCGCGAGTTGGTCGGCAGGTCCATCGCCTACGTGGACACCTATTCGTCTTCCGAGGCCGGCATGACCGCCATCCAGTGCGACCAGGCCGACCCGGCGATGCTCATGGAGGTGGACGTCGGGGCCTTCTACGAGTTCGTGCCCGTGGCCGAGCTCGGCCGCCCGCAGCCCACGCGGCTCACGCTGGACCAGGTGGAGACCGGCCAGGACTACGCGGTGCTGCTCAGCACGTGCTCGGGCATCTGGGCCTACGACGTGGGCGACCTCGTGCGGTTCACGGCGCTCGGCCCGCCGAAGCTCGTCGTCTCGGGCCGCACCCGGCTCACCCTCAACGCCCTGGGCGAGCACGTCATCGGCGGCGAACTCGAGGCCGCGGTGGCCGCCGCCTGCCTCGCCACGGGCGCCACGGTGCGCGAGTACACCGTCTCCACGATCCTGCCCACCGCCGCCGACCCCAGCGGCGCGCATCACTGGCTGGTCGAGTTCGACGGCGCCCCGCCGACCCCCGACGAGTGGATCGCTCGGGTGGACGCCAGCCTGATCGAGAAGAACCTCGACTACAAAATCCATCGCGACCGCGGCTACGCCATGCGGCCGCCCGTCCTCACCCTCCTGGCGCCCGGCACCTTCTACGAGTGGGCGCGGCGCCACGGCCAGCTCGGCGGGCAGCACAAGATTCCCCGCGTGGCTCGCACGCAGGAAATGGTGGACGAACTGCTGGCCATCTCGAACGCTGCGCAGCCGCGGTAG
- a CDS encoding CocE/NonD family hydrolase has protein sequence MIARRLPLHLLALISSSAACLGGQPALEALRRNAVVETDVMVPMRDGVKLATDLAYPKAQGQRFPVILLRTPYRKNLGPAGFAVAAGYAFACQDVRGRFNSEGQHRPFFDDPADAFDTLAWLAKQPWCDGTVGMMGGSYVGFTQLAAAMTKPPALRCILPAVPPSDFENGVVFYGGALRQELVQGWLIGQAWSSQRVQRNEAPAEELQKWQPHRNFMQWCWHLPLAEPGPLTVGGPGYVNYWLDGVKNWEKPGSWREISPIEHVEDIQVPVHITAGFYDIFAQENLNLLLALRARGGSDLARKHSHILIGPWPHGIGSAAGDANFPTAGRALAGLQEKWFARWLKGAANDVDQWPPIRAYVMNQDRWLDTDTWPPAAARPTKLYLARGRLLSEPPKQDEPPSAFTYDPAKPVPTLGGTNLTIPKGMHDHRKNAERPDVLQFLSDPLDRDLAVVGTLRARLFVSSSAPDTDFTAMLLDVRPDGYQGNLQDGIVRCRYREGRDKPKLLKPGEVVEVEIDLWSTAYVFKKGNRIGLHISSSNFPRFDRHLNVADHPSAWTTPQTAENKVHHGPAHPSHIELSVLP, from the coding sequence GTGATCGCTCGGCGCCTGCCCCTCCACCTCCTGGCGCTCATCTCGTCCTCGGCGGCCTGCCTGGGCGGCCAGCCCGCCCTGGAGGCCCTGCGGCGCAACGCCGTGGTCGAGACCGACGTCATGGTGCCCATGCGCGACGGGGTCAAACTGGCGACCGACCTCGCCTACCCAAAGGCCCAGGGCCAGAGGTTCCCCGTCATCCTCCTGCGCACGCCCTACCGCAAGAACCTCGGCCCCGCCGGCTTCGCCGTGGCAGCCGGCTATGCGTTCGCCTGCCAGGACGTCCGCGGCCGCTTCAACTCCGAGGGCCAACACCGCCCGTTCTTCGACGACCCCGCCGACGCCTTCGACACCCTCGCCTGGCTCGCCAAGCAGCCCTGGTGCGACGGCACCGTGGGCATGATGGGCGGCAGCTACGTCGGCTTCACCCAGCTCGCCGCGGCCATGACCAAGCCCCCCGCCCTCCGCTGCATCCTGCCCGCCGTGCCGCCATCCGACTTCGAGAACGGCGTGGTCTTCTACGGCGGCGCGCTCCGCCAGGAACTCGTCCAGGGCTGGCTCATCGGCCAGGCCTGGTCCAGCCAACGCGTCCAACGCAACGAGGCGCCCGCCGAGGAGCTTCAGAAGTGGCAGCCCCACCGCAACTTCATGCAGTGGTGCTGGCACCTGCCCCTCGCCGAGCCCGGCCCCCTCACCGTGGGCGGCCCCGGCTACGTGAACTACTGGCTCGACGGCGTGAAGAACTGGGAAAAGCCGGGGTCCTGGCGCGAGATCAGCCCCATCGAGCACGTCGAGGACATCCAGGTCCCCGTCCACATCACCGCCGGCTTCTACGACATCTTCGCCCAGGAGAACCTCAACCTGCTTCTGGCCCTTCGCGCGCGCGGCGGCAGCGACCTCGCCCGCAAGCACAGCCACATCCTCATCGGCCCCTGGCCCCACGGCATCGGCTCCGCGGCCGGCGACGCCAACTTCCCCACCGCCGGCCGCGCCCTCGCCGGTCTCCAGGAGAAGTGGTTCGCCCGATGGCTCAAGGGCGCGGCCAACGACGTGGACCAGTGGCCCCCCATCCGCGCCTACGTGATGAACCAGGACCGCTGGCTCGACACCGACACCTGGCCCCCCGCCGCCGCCAGGCCCACGAAGCTCTACCTCGCCAGGGGCAGACTCCTCTCCGAGCCGCCGAAGCAGGACGAGCCGCCCTCCGCCTTCACCTACGACCCCGCCAAGCCCGTCCCCACCCTCGGCGGCACCAACCTCACCATCCCCAAAGGCATGCACGACCACCGCAAGAACGCCGAGCGGCCCGACGTCCTTCAGTTCCTCTCCGACCCCCTCGACCGCGATCTGGCCGTCGTCGGCACGCTGCGCGCCCGCCTCTTCGTCTCCTCCTCCGCGCCCGACACCGACTTCACCGCCATGCTCCTCGACGTCCGCCCCGACGGCTACCAGGGGAACCTCCAGGACGGCATCGTCCGCTGCCGCTACCGCGAGGGCCGCGACAAGCCCAAGCTGCTGAAGCCGGGCGAGGTCGTCGAGGTTGAGATTGACCTTTGGAGCACCGCCTACGTCTTCAAGAAGGGCAACCGCATCGGCCTGCACATCAGCAGCAGCAACTTTCCCCGCTTCGACCGCCACCTTAACGTCGCCGACCACCCATCGGCCTGGACCACACCCCAGACCGCCGAGAACAAGGTCCACCACGGCCCGGCGCACCCTTCTCACATCGAACTCTCGGTCTTGCCCTGA
- a CDS encoding Eco29kI family restriction endonuclease produces the protein MDGLFDPLSYENLAKSVVAALMERAPEPLPPHKEFPGPGVYAVYYTGDFPAYQPLAARECHRPIYVGKAAPPGGRKGLAPPGAHEAPLHRRLCDHAKSLAQAENLRLADFLCRYLVVVPVWVTLAERFLVTHYRPLWNTVVDGFGNHPPGSGRSRMRRPRWDILHPGRPWAAGLEAAESAADVLREVAACLHAAPGRPPVGGAAQAWLF, from the coding sequence GTGGACGGCCTGTTTGACCCTCTGAGCTACGAGAACCTCGCTAAGAGTGTGGTCGCGGCGCTGATGGAGCGCGCGCCCGAACCGCTGCCTCCCCACAAGGAGTTCCCGGGGCCGGGCGTCTACGCCGTCTACTACACCGGCGACTTCCCCGCCTATCAGCCCCTGGCGGCGCGCGAGTGTCACCGGCCCATCTACGTGGGCAAAGCCGCCCCGCCCGGCGGCCGCAAGGGCCTCGCGCCGCCCGGCGCCCACGAGGCCCCCCTCCATCGCCGCCTCTGCGACCACGCCAAGTCGCTCGCCCAGGCCGAGAACCTGCGGCTGGCCGACTTCCTGTGCCGCTACCTCGTCGTGGTGCCCGTGTGGGTCACGCTCGCCGAGCGGTTCCTCGTGACCCACTACAGGCCGCTGTGGAACACGGTGGTAGACGGTTTCGGGAACCACCCGCCCGGCTCGGGCCGGAGCCGCATGCGGCGCCCGCGGTGGGACATCCTGCACCCCGGCCGCCCGTGGGCCGCGGGCCTCGAGGCCGCCGAGTCGGCCGCCGACGTGCTCCGGGAGGTCGCCGCCTGCCTGCATGCCGCCCCCGGGAGGCCCCCCGTCGGCGGCGCCGCGCAAGCCTGGCTGTTCTGA
- a CDS encoding aminotransferase class I/II-fold pyridoxal phosphate-dependent enzyme has translation MADIFDRCMRFREEQRIAAQEDLPIVERVIFGVSPTENAGPWIEANGRRMLQFSTNDYLGMSVHPEVRAVAAEYAARYGISAPMGARPLTGTIELHLEFERRIADFKRTEAALSFTMGAGAMIGAIACLARQGDLLIMDQLAHASLVCGGKISGASIKFFRHNDPENLERVLKRSDPARPKLIVVDGVYSMNGDIAPLREICDLKERYGARLFMDDAHGHGVCGDHGRGAAEMLGVEERIDLHAGTFSKAFGTYGGFIAGPKEVVFYVRCLAPTILFTKAAPACVVAATMKSLELVRKANDRRKRVWDNARYLQGLLRERGFEVGDTQTPITPIRLGDHCAVHCADILRRKHGVWVSAVVYPAVRRGNGIIRAIPTALHTHEDVDYLVNSLEAARAEVQAMGKPPVAAAAE, from the coding sequence GTGGCCGACATTTTTGACCGGTGCATGCGCTTCCGCGAGGAGCAGCGTATCGCGGCCCAGGAGGACCTGCCGATCGTCGAGCGGGTCATCTTCGGCGTCTCGCCCACGGAGAATGCCGGGCCGTGGATCGAGGCCAACGGCCGGCGCATGCTCCAGTTCAGCACCAACGACTACCTGGGCATGAGCGTGCACCCCGAGGTGCGCGCCGTGGCCGCCGAGTATGCGGCCCGCTACGGCATCAGCGCCCCCATGGGCGCCCGGCCGCTCACCGGCACCATCGAGCTCCACCTGGAGTTCGAGCGCCGGATCGCCGACTTCAAGCGCACCGAGGCCGCCCTCAGCTTCACCATGGGCGCCGGCGCCATGATCGGCGCCATCGCCTGCCTCGCGCGGCAGGGCGACCTGCTCATCATGGACCAGCTCGCCCACGCCAGCCTCGTGTGCGGCGGCAAGATCTCGGGCGCCAGCATCAAGTTCTTCCGCCACAACGACCCCGAGAACCTCGAGCGCGTGCTCAAGCGCTCCGACCCCGCCCGCCCGAAGCTGATCGTGGTGGACGGCGTGTACAGCATGAACGGCGACATCGCCCCGCTGCGCGAGATCTGCGACCTCAAGGAGCGCTACGGGGCTCGGCTGTTCATGGACGACGCCCACGGCCACGGCGTGTGCGGCGACCACGGGCGCGGCGCGGCCGAGATGCTGGGCGTGGAGGAGCGCATTGACCTGCACGCCGGCACCTTCTCGAAGGCCTTCGGCACCTACGGCGGCTTCATCGCCGGCCCCAAGGAGGTGGTCTTCTACGTCCGATGCCTCGCCCCCACCATCCTCTTCACCAAGGCCGCGCCCGCCTGCGTCGTCGCCGCCACGATGAAGTCTCTCGAACTCGTCCGCAAGGCCAACGACCGCCGCAAGAGGGTCTGGGACAATGCCCGTTACCTCCAGGGCCTGCTGCGCGAGCGCGGCTTCGAGGTGGGCGACACGCAGACCCCCATCACCCCCATCCGCCTGGGCGACCACTGCGCGGTGCACTGCGCCGACATCCTGCGCCGCAAGCACGGCGTGTGGGTCTCGGCCGTGGTCTACCCTGCCGTGCGCCGCGGCAACGGAATCATCCGCGCCATCCCCACCGCGCTCCACACGCACGAGGACGTGGACTACCTGGTGAACTCCCTCGAGGCCGCGCGGGCCGAGGTCCAGGCCATGGGCAAGCCGCCCGTCGCCGCGGCGGCCGAGTAG
- a CDS encoding PQQ-binding-like beta-propeller repeat protein, with protein sequence MRRARLGALMAALGVAGVAAFAAAAAEPEWPGWRGPNRDGKSPDKGLLKEWPSDGPKLLWKADDIGKGYSSVAVAGGLVYITGDAQGALRLFAFDLDGKEKWHVDVEPAWRGDHPGARATPTIDGGKLYLETAAGLVACLDAKTGKRIWSKHLVRDFGGDVPGWGYAESVLIYRTLAIVKPGGKNCLVALDKETGAVKWMSKGFDAGAEYGSCLGVPYEGGHLVFAGTRGGLLCVNARTGAVLFSNPWSKDNTANCPTPAFEDGYVFWSNGYGKGGICLKVTASDKGVSARQAWTTREMVCHHGGYVIEKGYIYGNHEGGWACLDLKTGKRMWSEQGVGKGSLCWADGMLYLFGENGGQAALATCSPQGMEVKGRVRVQGSGPSWAHPVVVGGRLYLRYDTNLYCFDVKAN encoded by the coding sequence ATGCGGCGAGCGAGGCTGGGGGCCCTGATGGCGGCGCTGGGGGTGGCCGGCGTGGCGGCGTTCGCCGCCGCGGCCGCCGAGCCCGAATGGCCCGGCTGGCGCGGGCCGAACCGCGACGGCAAGTCGCCCGACAAGGGCCTCCTCAAGGAATGGCCCTCCGACGGGCCGAAGCTGCTCTGGAAGGCCGACGACATTGGCAAGGGCTACTCCAGCGTCGCCGTGGCCGGCGGCCTGGTGTACATCACGGGCGACGCCCAGGGCGCCCTGCGCCTCTTCGCCTTCGACCTCGACGGCAAGGAGAAATGGCACGTGGATGTCGAGCCCGCCTGGCGCGGCGACCACCCCGGCGCCCGCGCCACGCCCACGATTGACGGCGGCAAGCTCTACCTCGAAACCGCCGCCGGCCTCGTGGCCTGTCTCGACGCCAAGACGGGCAAGAGAATCTGGAGCAAACACCTGGTGCGCGACTTCGGCGGCGACGTGCCCGGCTGGGGCTATGCCGAGTCGGTGCTCATCTACCGCACGCTCGCCATCGTGAAGCCCGGGGGCAAGAACTGCCTGGTCGCGCTCGACAAGGAGACCGGCGCCGTCAAGTGGATGAGCAAGGGCTTCGACGCCGGCGCCGAGTACGGCTCGTGCCTCGGCGTGCCCTACGAGGGCGGCCATCTCGTCTTCGCCGGCACCCGTGGCGGGCTGCTCTGCGTGAATGCCCGCACCGGCGCCGTTCTCTTCTCCAACCCCTGGAGCAAGGACAACACGGCCAACTGCCCGACGCCGGCGTTCGAGGACGGCTACGTCTTCTGGTCCAACGGCTATGGCAAAGGCGGCATCTGCCTGAAGGTCACGGCCAGCGACAAGGGCGTGTCGGCCCGCCAGGCCTGGACCACCCGCGAGATGGTCTGCCACCACGGCGGCTACGTGATCGAGAAGGGCTACATCTACGGCAACCACGAGGGCGGCTGGGCCTGCCTCGACCTCAAGACCGGCAAGCGGATGTGGTCCGAGCAGGGCGTGGGCAAGGGCAGCCTGTGCTGGGCCGACGGCATGCTCTACCTCTTCGGCGAGAACGGCGGCCAGGCGGCCCTCGCCACCTGCTCGCCGCAAGGCATGGAGGTCAAAGGCCGCGTGCGCGTGCAGGGCAGCGGCCCGAGCTGGGCGCATCCCGTTGTCGTCGGCGGACGGCTCTACCTGCGTTACGACACCAACCTCTACTGCTTCGACGTAAAGGCCAACTGA
- a CDS encoding NAD-dependent epimerase/dehydratase family protein, whose protein sequence is MKALVTGATGFVGSHLAERLCAEGVETLCLVRGTSRLEWLEGLPVRKVVGSLERPEALPLGEVDCVFHVAGVTRERTAAAYLAANAEPTRRLVEAAARANPRLRRFVYVSSLAAAGPTPAEAPLDESAEPHPLPGYGACKLAAERAVLAMRERIPVAIVRPPAVYGPRDPNFVTLFRTAQRWRLVPVIGSPAKQLTLVHAADLAEGIWLAGTREAAVGQTYYVGSGTHTWREIAAALSAALGQRLRILRMPGLIARLAGEIGELKWTLTGKPQIVSRRKIRDALQPRWTCSWAKAERELGYAPKRGLAEGMRETARWYAEHGWMGSRGT, encoded by the coding sequence ATGAAGGCACTGGTCACGGGCGCCACGGGCTTCGTGGGGAGCCATCTGGCCGAGCGGCTGTGCGCCGAAGGTGTGGAGACCCTGTGCCTCGTGCGGGGCACGAGCCGCCTCGAGTGGCTCGAAGGGCTGCCCGTCCGGAAGGTGGTCGGCTCGCTCGAGAGGCCCGAGGCGCTGCCGCTGGGCGAGGTGGACTGCGTGTTCCACGTGGCCGGCGTGACGCGCGAGCGCACGGCGGCGGCGTACCTGGCGGCGAACGCGGAGCCGACGCGGCGGCTCGTCGAGGCGGCGGCACGGGCGAACCCGCGCCTGAGGCGTTTCGTCTACGTGAGCAGCCTGGCCGCGGCGGGGCCCACGCCGGCCGAGGCGCCGCTCGACGAGTCGGCCGAGCCGCATCCCCTGCCCGGCTACGGCGCGTGCAAGCTGGCGGCCGAGCGGGCCGTGCTAGCGATGCGCGAGCGAATCCCGGTGGCCATCGTGCGGCCGCCCGCGGTCTACGGGCCCCGCGACCCGAACTTCGTGACGCTGTTCCGCACGGCACAGCGCTGGCGGCTGGTGCCTGTGATCGGCAGCCCGGCCAAGCAGTTGACCCTGGTGCACGCGGCCGACCTGGCCGAGGGCATCTGGCTGGCAGGCACGCGCGAGGCAGCGGTCGGCCAGACCTATTACGTGGGCAGCGGCACGCACACGTGGCGCGAGATTGCCGCGGCGCTGAGCGCGGCGCTGGGGCAGCGGCTGCGCATCCTGCGGATGCCGGGCCTCATCGCGCGCCTCGCCGGCGAGATCGGCGAGCTGAAATGGACGCTGACGGGCAAGCCGCAGATCGTGAGCCGTCGGAAGATTCGCGACGCCCTTCAGCCACGGTGGACCTGCTCCTGGGCCAAGGCCGAGCGCGAGCTGGGCTATGCGCCGAAGAGAGGGCTGGCGGAGGGGATGAGGGAGACGGCACGGTGGTACGCGGAGCATGGATGGATGGGGTCGCGTGGGACGTGA
- a CDS encoding N-acetyltransferase — MSDAIEVRPVANRRERRAFLRLPWEIYCGDPNWVPPLLSSVDHMLDPRRNPFYEHAESRLYLAWRGGRPVGRIVATVNHLHNERYHDGAGFWGFFEAEEDPAVAQALLDRAAEDLRSRGLASMRGPFNPSINAECGVLIEGFDRPPSLLMPYNPPYYPDVIQRAGHTKHKDLLAYYLDQDMIAPGTEARERMERIEALVRRRNPELTIRTIDMTRFEDEVLALGELFNLARERNWGFVPVTPAEMRAMAREIRPILVPDCVILAEVAGRLAGCTMGLPDIGPLLKKANGRLLPFGWFHLLFGRRRLDSMRIFGAAVHPDFRNLGVIPLLFLQYLRHSKAHGFYWGELSWVAEDNVASMRTLEAAFKPRLYKRYRIYEKAL; from the coding sequence ATGTCCGATGCTATCGAGGTCCGCCCCGTCGCCAACCGCCGCGAGCGCAGGGCCTTCCTGCGCCTGCCGTGGGAGATCTACTGCGGCGACCCCAACTGGGTGCCCCCGCTCCTGTCGAGCGTGGACCACATGCTGGACCCGCGACGCAACCCCTTCTACGAGCACGCCGAGAGCCGCCTCTATCTGGCCTGGCGCGGAGGGCGCCCCGTGGGGCGCATCGTTGCCACGGTGAACCACCTGCACAACGAGCGCTACCACGACGGGGCCGGCTTCTGGGGCTTCTTCGAGGCCGAGGAGGACCCCGCCGTTGCCCAGGCCCTCCTGGACCGGGCGGCCGAGGACCTCCGCTCGCGCGGCCTCGCCTCAATGCGCGGCCCGTTCAACCCCTCGATCAACGCCGAGTGCGGCGTGCTCATCGAGGGCTTCGACCGCCCGCCGTCGCTCCTGATGCCCTACAATCCGCCTTACTACCCCGACGTCATCCAGCGCGCGGGCCACACCAAGCACAAGGACCTGCTGGCCTATTACCTCGACCAGGACATGATCGCCCCCGGCACAGAGGCCCGCGAACGCATGGAGCGCATCGAGGCCCTCGTGCGGCGCCGCAATCCCGAGCTGACCATCCGCACGATTGATATGACGCGCTTCGAGGACGAGGTGCTGGCCCTGGGCGAGCTGTTCAACCTCGCCCGCGAGCGCAACTGGGGCTTCGTGCCCGTGACGCCCGCCGAGATGCGCGCCATGGCCCGCGAGATCCGGCCCATCCTCGTGCCCGACTGCGTGATCCTCGCCGAGGTGGCCGGCCGCCTGGCCGGCTGCACGATGGGCCTGCCCGACATCGGGCCGCTCCTGAAAAAGGCCAACGGCCGCCTCCTGCCCTTCGGCTGGTTCCACCTGCTCTTCGGCCGCAGAAGGCTCGATTCCATGCGCATCTTCGGGGCCGCCGTGCACCCCGATTTCCGGAACCTGGGCGTCATCCCGCTGCTCTTCCTCCAGTACCTGCGCCACAGCAAGGCGCATGGCTTCTACTGGGGCGAACTGTCGTGGGTGGCCGAGGACAATGTGGCCTCGATGCGCACCCTCGAGGCGGCGTTCAAGCCCCGCCTCTACAAGCGCTACCGCATCTACGAGAAGGCGCTGTGA
- a CDS encoding VOC family protein gives MVIEHLGLNVPEPAAMADWYVAHLGLRVVLAKDQPVPVRFLADSAGRVMLEVYRNPAVPVPDYWAIDPLVLHLAFTSGDVPGDYRRFLAAGATAATAPNVLPTGDEIAIVRDPWGFAVQLVRRARPML, from the coding sequence ATGGTGATCGAGCATCTCGGCCTCAACGTGCCCGAGCCGGCGGCGATGGCCGACTGGTATGTCGCCCACCTCGGCCTGCGTGTCGTGTTGGCCAAGGACCAGCCCGTGCCCGTCCGCTTCCTCGCCGATTCGGCGGGCCGCGTCATGCTCGAGGTCTACCGCAACCCTGCGGTTCCCGTGCCCGACTACTGGGCGATTGACCCGCTCGTGCTGCACCTGGCCTTCACGAGCGGCGACGTGCCCGGCGACTATCGCCGGTTCCTGGCCGCCGGGGCCACGGCTGCCACCGCGCCCAACGTGTTGCCCACGGGCGACGAGATCGCCATCGTGCGCGACCCCTGGGGCTTCGCCGTGCAGCTCGTCCGGCGCGCCAGGCCGATGCTGTGA